One window of the Methanocaldococcus vulcanius M7 genome contains the following:
- a CDS encoding restriction endonuclease, with amino-acid sequence MLLLLELYEVIKKIKNTAGVKTEEGKTPKRVNDVGNYIEHYVKDVLGKYGYAITPKTKKGRQKSTGYPDIEFWYKGKKEGEGRVVYIEIKTFNEKNINSPHRTFYASPSKDEEGIKIRFDAPHLCMSFKIEKLGSEYYATGFKIVDLSKLKGGIKREFNASNRELYKKDLVIYEENLDFIK; translated from the coding sequence TTGCTACTTTTGTTAGAGTTGTATGAAGTTATTAAAAAGATTAAAAATACTGCTGGTGTAAAAACTGAGGAAGGAAAAACACCAAAAAGGGTTAATGACGTTGGGAATTATATTGAGCATTATGTTAAAGATGTTTTGGGCAAATATGGATATGCAATTACTCCAAAAACTAAAAAAGGTAGGCAAAAATCTACTGGCTATCCTGATATAGAGTTTTGGTATAAAGGAAAGAAAGAAGGAGAAGGAAGAGTTGTTTATATCGAAATTAAAACCTTTAATGAGAAAAATATAAACTCACCTCATAGAACCTTTTATGCATCTCCTTCAAAAGATGAAGAAGGGATAAAAATAAGGTTTGATGCTCCTCATTTATGCATGTCATTTAAGATTGAGAAATTAGGCAGTGAATATTATGCTACTGGCTTTAAAATAGTTGATTTGTCTAAATTGAAGGGAGGAATTAAGAGAGAGTTTAACGCCTCTAATAGAGAGTTGTATAAAAAGGATTTAGTTATTTATGAGGAGAATTTGGATTTTATTAAATAA
- the hisD gene encoding histidinol dehydrogenase has product MLIKKIRELTEEEEKKIICRNKSDLEDIMQIVSKILNDVKKNGDRAVKHYTKKFDGVELEELRVSREEIEEAYNLVDYKVIEAIEKAKENIIYFHKKQMEQINDLEVKKDGIILGQTVRAIENVGCYVPGGRAFYPSTVLMTTIPAKVAGCKHIVITSPPTKEGKGNPATLIAGDIVGVDEIFKVGGVQAIGALAYGTETIPKVDIIVGPGNIYVTVAKKLVYGEVAIDFLAGPSEVLIIADETANAEFVALDFIAQAEHDPNASCVITTTSEDKALEIKEKILEELNRAERKEIINSALKNSAILIGSLEECINFSNKYAPEHLEILTKNPEDILKKIDHAGSVFLGEYSPVPVGDYASGTNHVLPTSQFARMSSGLNVETFLKKITYQKLDKESLKQISDIVITLAEAEGLFGHAEAVRRRILKK; this is encoded by the coding sequence ATGCTAATCAAAAAAATAAGAGAACTAACAGAAGAAGAAGAAAAAAAGATCATATGCAGAAATAAATCAGATCTTGAAGACATAATGCAGATTGTCTCAAAAATATTAAACGACGTTAAAAAAAATGGAGATAGGGCAGTAAAACACTATACTAAGAAGTTTGATGGCGTTGAATTGGAAGAGCTGAGGGTAAGTAGAGAGGAGATCGAAGAGGCATATAACCTTGTTGACTATAAGGTTATTGAGGCAATAGAAAAAGCAAAAGAGAATATAATTTATTTTCACAAAAAACAAATGGAGCAAATAAATGATTTGGAAGTTAAAAAAGATGGAATTATACTGGGACAAACAGTTAGAGCAATAGAAAATGTAGGATGCTACGTTCCAGGTGGAAGAGCATTCTACCCCTCAACTGTATTGATGACCACAATACCTGCAAAAGTAGCAGGATGTAAACACATTGTTATAACCTCTCCACCCACAAAAGAGGGTAAAGGGAACCCAGCTACATTAATAGCGGGAGATATTGTAGGAGTTGATGAAATATTCAAAGTTGGAGGAGTTCAAGCAATTGGAGCGTTGGCCTATGGAACAGAAACAATTCCAAAAGTAGATATAATCGTAGGGCCCGGAAACATCTATGTTACAGTAGCTAAAAAGTTAGTTTATGGAGAAGTGGCAATTGACTTTTTAGCTGGACCTTCAGAGGTTTTAATCATTGCTGATGAGACAGCCAATGCAGAGTTCGTTGCACTGGACTTTATCGCACAGGCAGAACATGATCCTAACGCTTCCTGTGTAATAACAACAACATCAGAAGATAAAGCATTAGAAATAAAAGAAAAAATCTTGGAAGAGTTAAATAGGGCTGAAAGAAAGGAAATAATTAACAGTGCATTAAAAAACTCTGCAATCCTTATCGGAAGTTTGGAAGAGTGTATAAACTTCTCTAACAAATACGCTCCAGAACACCTCGAGATATTGACTAAAAACCCAGAAGATATTTTAAAGAAGATAGATCATGCAGGAAGCGTATTTTTGGGAGAATATAGTCCCGTTCCAGTTGGGGACTATGCCTCTGGAACAAACCACGTTTTGCCAACTTCCCAATTTGCAAGAATGAGTTCTGGATTGAATGTAGAGACGTTTTTAAAGAAAATAACTTATCAAAAATTGGATAAAGAAAGTTTAAAACAAATTTCTGATATTGTTATTACATTGGCAGAGGCAGAAGGATTATTTGGTCATGCAGAAGCGGTTAGAAGGAGGATACTTAAAAAATAG
- a CDS encoding apurinic/apyrimidinic endonuclease family protein: protein MILFEWGTYNALSTLKQAALLGTRITEIPPAVLSRRLSAGYYESYRNLGKEYFTCILAHGPYYSLSSERGVKAHLSAIEKATLCGAEIYNYHLGKRVGDDLNRHLEILKKFAEVNGDMIYSPEPSTNIGEFGTLDELEELVKAGKEEGIKIIPSLQLENIFLNELGVYENDNLDEASEKADVKWWLNIFKRMDKISDEIMHFRFSQVIGLKYGKRFYKKRVPLGMGYPPIEPLTEALSIYLVENAMKSSEVKRALFVYTGLPEVKYKDLIDIYAMIMKKSVDKLMSRDHQVEYGDFYKTFGEEE from the coding sequence ATGATACTTTTTGAGTGGGGAACTTACAATGCATTATCTACGTTAAAGCAGGCAGCACTTCTTGGAACAAGAATAACGGAGATCCCTCCTGCTGTGCTTTCGAGAAGGTTATCTGCTGGCTACTATGAAAGTTATAGAAACTTGGGTAAAGAGTATTTTACGTGTATTTTAGCTCATGGACCATATTATAGCTTATCCTCTGAGAGAGGAGTTAAAGCACACCTTTCAGCAATCGAAAAGGCCACTCTTTGTGGGGCTGAGATATACAACTACCACCTTGGAAAGAGGGTGGGAGATGATCTAAACCGACACTTGGAGATCTTAAAAAAGTTTGCTGAGGTAAATGGAGATATGATCTACTCTCCTGAGCCATCAACCAACATCGGAGAGTTCGGAACTCTTGATGAACTTGAAGAACTTGTAAAAGCAGGAAAAGAAGAGGGAATAAAAATAATCCCTTCCCTGCAATTGGAAAATATATTTTTAAATGAATTAGGCGTTTATGAAAACGATAATTTGGATGAGGCAAGTGAAAAAGCAGATGTAAAATGGTGGCTAAACATATTCAAACGAATGGATAAAATTTCTGATGAGATTATGCATTTTAGATTTTCACAGGTTATTGGATTAAAGTATGGTAAGAGGTTTTACAAAAAGAGAGTTCCTCTTGGAATGGGGTATCCTCCAATTGAACCGTTAACAGAAGCGTTATCAATCTACTTAGTGGAAAACGCAATGAAAAGTAGTGAGGTTAAAAGAGCGTTGTTTGTATATACTGGACTTCCTGAGGTTAAGTATAAGGATTTAATAGATATTTATGCAATGATAATGAAGAAATCTGTTGACAAGCTTATGAGTAGAGATCACCAAGTTGAGTATGGGGACTTCTATAAAACGTTTGGTGAGGAGGAATAA
- a CDS encoding YchF/TatD family DNA exonuclease, translating to MNSKYVDAHCHMEDKAFNKNRDEIIERSKKQNVEIITSGASLGGCLRALDLKDKYNIYITLGYHPSKVRADDKVVNKVYNIIKANKNKILGVGEIGMDIKDENYERQEKIFKKFLSLAEEINKPIVVHARGFEKKIFEITKNRVDVMFHCYGGDVDLAKEIGKEGHLISISTLVCFSEHHKELVKRLDLEFLTTETDSPYLSPIRGVKNEPANVKLVVKEIAKIKEEEEEEVKKTIYKNTCKFFGTRI from the coding sequence ATGAACTCAAAATATGTGGATGCACACTGCCACATGGAAGATAAGGCCTTTAACAAAAACAGAGATGAAATTATAGAGCGATCTAAAAAACAAAATGTGGAGATAATAACAAGCGGGGCAAGTTTAGGAGGATGTTTAAGAGCATTAGATTTGAAAGACAAGTACAATATTTACATAACACTCGGGTATCATCCTTCAAAAGTTAGAGCTGATGATAAAGTAGTTAATAAAGTATACAACATAATAAAAGCTAACAAAAACAAGATACTGGGTGTAGGAGAAATAGGGATGGACATAAAAGATGAAAACTACGAAAGACAGGAAAAAATTTTTAAAAAATTTTTATCCTTAGCGGAGGAGATAAATAAACCAATAGTGGTTCACGCCAGAGGATTTGAAAAAAAGATCTTTGAGATAACGAAAAATAGAGTTGATGTGATGTTTCACTGCTATGGAGGAGATGTTGATCTGGCTAAGGAAATAGGGAAAGAAGGGCATCTCATCTCGATCTCAACTCTCGTATGCTTTTCCGAACATCATAAAGAGCTTGTAAAAAGATTGGACTTAGAGTTTTTAACAACTGAGACAGATAGTCCATATTTATCCCCAATTAGAGGAGTTAAAAACGAACCTGCAAATGTTAAACTTGTAGTAAAAGAGATCGCTAAAATAAAGGAGGAAGAAGAGGAAGAAGTTAAAAAAACCATCTATAAAAACACATGTAAATTTTTTGGAACAAGAATTTAA
- the pyrB gene encoding aspartate carbamoyltransferase translates to MRHLISMRDIGKEEILEILEEAREMENLLNTKKPLKLLEGKILATIFYEPSTRTRLSFETAMKRLGGEVITMTDLKSSSVAKGESLIDTIRVISGYADIIVLRHPNEGASRLASEYSQVPIINAGDGSNQHPTQTLLDLYTILREIGKIDGIKIAFVGDLKYGRTVHSLVYALSLFDNVEMYFVSPKELRMPKDIIDDLKSKNITFYEIEDLKDIGDDVDVLYITRIQKERFPDPNEYEKVKGCYKIKKDYVIGKKFIIMHPLPRVDEIDYDVDNLPQAKYFKQSFYGIPVRMAILKKLIDENQHDNGG, encoded by the coding sequence ATGAGGCATTTAATATCCATGAGAGATATAGGAAAGGAGGAGATATTAGAGATCCTTGAAGAGGCAAGAGAGATGGAAAACCTATTAAACACAAAAAAACCTTTAAAACTTTTAGAAGGGAAGATACTGGCAACTATTTTTTATGAACCATCTACAAGAACCCGGTTAAGTTTTGAAACTGCAATGAAACGACTTGGTGGAGAAGTAATCACAATGACGGATTTGAAAAGCTCTTCCGTAGCAAAAGGAGAGAGTTTAATAGACACAATTAGGGTAATTAGTGGATATGCAGACATTATCGTTTTGAGACATCCAAATGAAGGAGCTTCAAGATTAGCAAGCGAATATTCCCAAGTTCCAATTATAAACGCAGGAGATGGGAGCAACCAACACCCTACTCAAACACTTTTAGACCTTTATACAATATTAAGAGAGATCGGAAAAATAGATGGCATAAAAATTGCCTTTGTTGGGGACTTAAAGTATGGAAGGACAGTTCATTCTTTGGTCTATGCTCTCTCGCTCTTTGATAATGTGGAGATGTATTTCGTTTCTCCAAAAGAATTAAGAATGCCAAAAGATATAATTGATGATTTAAAGTCGAAAAATATAACCTTCTATGAGATAGAAGATTTAAAAGATATTGGAGATGATGTAGATGTATTATACATCACAAGAATACAAAAGGAGAGATTTCCAGACCCTAACGAGTATGAGAAAGTTAAAGGATGCTATAAAATAAAAAAGGACTATGTAATTGGAAAAAAATTTATAATAATGCATCCACTACCGAGAGTTGATGAAATTGACTATGATGTTGATAACCTACCACAAGCAAAGTATTTTAAACAAAGTTTTTATGGAATCCCTGTAAGAATGGCAATTTTAAAAAAGTTAATAGACGAAAATCAGCATGATAATGGAGGATAA
- the cobA gene encoding uroporphyrinogen-III C-methyltransferase encodes MCGKVILVGAGPGDPELITLKGLNAIKKADVIVYDNLISKDLLDYAKDNVELIYVGKRKGMHSFKQEEINKILVEKAKEGKLVVRLKGGDPFVFGRGGEEILELKKHNIPYEIIPGITSAIAVPEVAEIPITHRKVATSFTVVTGHEAEDKEKKQVNLSELNADTIVILMGITNLEKLVNDLLKNPKRNENTPVAIILEGTTKNQKVIKGTLGNIVNKAKKEGIKPPGVIVVGEVVNVLN; translated from the coding sequence ATGTGTGGAAAAGTTATCTTAGTAGGAGCAGGTCCGGGAGATCCTGAATTAATAACATTAAAAGGATTAAACGCCATTAAAAAGGCGGATGTTATAGTTTATGATAATTTAATATCGAAAGATCTCTTAGATTATGCAAAAGATAATGTGGAGTTAATATACGTTGGAAAAAGGAAAGGAATGCACTCTTTTAAGCAGGAAGAGATAAATAAAATATTAGTTGAGAAGGCAAAAGAAGGAAAATTAGTTGTTAGATTAAAAGGAGGAGATCCCTTTGTTTTTGGAAGAGGAGGAGAGGAGATCTTAGAATTAAAAAAACATAATATACCCTACGAGATAATTCCAGGCATAACTTCTGCAATAGCAGTTCCAGAAGTTGCAGAGATTCCAATAACTCATAGGAAAGTTGCTACCTCGTTTACTGTTGTTACCGGACATGAAGCAGAAGATAAAGAAAAAAAACAAGTTAATTTAAGCGAACTAAATGCAGACACCATAGTTATTTTAATGGGAATCACAAACTTGGAAAAATTAGTCAATGATCTATTAAAAAATCCAAAAAGAAATGAAAATACACCAGTGGCTATAATACTTGAAGGCACAACCAAAAACCAGAAAGTTATAAAAGGAACTCTTGGAAATATTGTGAATAAAGCTAAGAAGGAAGGAATTAAACCACCGGGAGTTATTGTGGTAGGAGAGGTTGTGAATGTGTTAAATTAA
- a CDS encoding ribonuclease P protein component 4, whose translation MTMKKKFLEKKLKKIAYERIDILMNLAEEEAKKGNWERAKRYVFLARKIAMKMRIKFPKKWKRRICKKCGTFLIYGKNARVRVRSKTYPHVVITCLNCGAIYRIPMIREKKEKMKEIKNRNNQKK comes from the coding sequence ATAACTATGAAAAAAAAGTTTTTAGAGAAAAAATTAAAAAAGATTGCTTACGAGAGGATAGATATATTAATGAATTTGGCCGAAGAAGAAGCAAAAAAAGGAAACTGGGAGAGGGCAAAAAGATACGTGTTTTTAGCGAGAAAAATTGCTATGAAGATGAGAATAAAATTTCCCAAGAAATGGAAGAGGAGGATATGTAAAAAATGTGGAACCTTTTTAATATATGGGAAGAACGCAAGAGTTAGAGTTAGAAGCAAAACATACCCTCACGTTGTTATAACATGCTTAAACTGTGGAGCAATTTATAGAATTCCAATGATCAGGGAGAAAAAAGAAAAAATGAAAGAAATAAAAAATAGAAATAACCAAAAGAAATAA
- a CDS encoding ATP-binding protein yields MNVITFDEQDFRCKYEFKIKNFIKEELSKNLIKNDIFEFDVGRFLMQFPDACEVNDIIVERPKDVEEVILDIFKKAYIELFGEDKELEKIQIAFKNPKGCEKLIDEISAEDINRLVKFEGVIVKAGKVCALLKRACFVCPRCGNIRYKTIHNYFEIPKVVCNNGDCKEEMVIDLEESSYINIQELEIQQPIDLMKNPDDPPRSIKVFLENSTGIYSGRVDVVGTVLKKRTKPKLPVFEIFVKSNYVKIAESYQKIEVRDILGNEEIIETLNEIGKKKNVIDLLSDYLISQIKGYELVKKAIFLQQIKGAYKFLPDGTPLRRDSHILLITDPGIGKSTMLRRIARLFPQNAYASVTTATGGGLTANVIREATEIGDGWVVKPGVFVRANEGTACIDELTVDKNVMKYILEAMESQTIHVNKGGINVKLPARCAVLAACNPKRGRFDRNLTVIEQIDIPAPLLSRFDLIFPLMDRPNKKSDEEIAEHILNTHIETATKDYSILGSINIDGIEVDETLLKYYIIYARSCAYIEENQNIYLGEFDEKKLIMPHLTEKAKNIIKKYYLEMRKLGEGDNPIPITARQLEAVIRIAEMHAKARLSDKVEKIDAETAIGIIDECLKQIAYDPETGTLDLDKIAGTPKSRRDKMDAVLNIIKEITALREDNLAPEEEIKERAESYGLSEKDVNDALNYLKKAGDIFNPRHGFWGLL; encoded by the coding sequence ATGAATGTGATAACTTTTGATGAGCAAGATTTTAGATGCAAATATGAATTTAAGATAAAGAATTTTATAAAGGAGGAACTTTCCAAAAACCTAATAAAGAATGATATTTTCGAATTTGATGTTGGAAGGTTTTTAATGCAATTTCCAGACGCGTGTGAGGTTAACGATATAATTGTAGAGAGACCAAAGGATGTAGAGGAAGTTATATTGGACATATTTAAAAAGGCATATATTGAGTTATTTGGAGAAGATAAAGAATTAGAAAAAATACAAATTGCATTTAAAAACCCAAAAGGTTGTGAAAAATTAATTGATGAGATTTCAGCGGAGGATATAAATAGATTAGTAAAATTTGAAGGAGTTATAGTTAAGGCAGGAAAGGTTTGTGCTTTATTAAAAAGAGCATGTTTTGTGTGTCCAAGATGTGGGAATATTAGATACAAAACAATACACAACTATTTTGAAATTCCGAAGGTGGTGTGTAATAATGGGGATTGTAAGGAAGAGATGGTTATTGACTTAGAAGAGTCATCATATATAAACATACAAGAGTTAGAGATACAACAACCAATCGACTTGATGAAAAATCCAGACGATCCTCCAAGAAGTATAAAAGTTTTTTTAGAGAATAGTACTGGAATCTATTCTGGAAGAGTTGATGTAGTTGGAACAGTTTTAAAAAAGAGAACAAAACCAAAATTACCTGTTTTTGAAATTTTTGTTAAAAGCAACTATGTTAAAATTGCTGAAAGTTATCAAAAAATAGAAGTTAGAGACATATTAGGCAATGAGGAGATAATTGAAACTTTAAATGAAATCGGAAAGAAAAAAAACGTCATAGATCTGCTTTCTGATTATCTGATCTCACAGATAAAGGGATATGAATTAGTAAAAAAGGCCATATTTTTACAACAAATAAAAGGAGCTTATAAATTTCTCCCAGACGGAACTCCTTTAAGAAGAGATAGCCATATCTTGTTAATAACAGATCCGGGAATTGGTAAATCAACCATGCTTAGAAGAATAGCAAGATTATTCCCTCAAAATGCTTATGCATCAGTAACTACTGCAACAGGAGGAGGATTAACTGCTAACGTTATTAGGGAAGCTACCGAAATCGGTGATGGATGGGTAGTTAAGCCGGGTGTCTTTGTTAGGGCTAATGAAGGAACTGCATGTATTGATGAGTTAACGGTAGATAAAAATGTTATGAAATACATATTAGAGGCGATGGAGAGTCAAACAATACACGTAAATAAAGGAGGTATTAATGTAAAGTTGCCAGCGAGATGTGCTGTATTGGCAGCTTGTAATCCAAAAAGAGGAAGATTTGATAGAAATTTAACTGTTATTGAGCAAATAGATATTCCTGCTCCACTTTTAAGTAGATTTGATTTGATATTCCCTCTTATGGATAGACCTAATAAAAAAAGCGATGAAGAAATAGCAGAACATATACTAAACACCCACATCGAAACAGCAACGAAAGATTACAGCATTCTTGGCTCAATAAACATAGATGGGATAGAGGTTGATGAAACTCTTTTAAAATATTATATAATTTATGCAAGAAGTTGTGCCTATATTGAAGAAAATCAAAATATTTACTTAGGAGAATTTGATGAGAAGAAGTTAATAATGCCACATCTGACTGAAAAGGCAAAGAACATTATAAAAAAATATTACTTAGAGATGAGAAAATTAGGAGAAGGAGATAATCCAATCCCTATAACTGCAAGACAGTTGGAGGCAGTTATAAGAATCGCTGAAATGCATGCAAAAGCTCGACTTTCTGATAAAGTTGAGAAAATCGATGCTGAAACGGCAATTGGTATAATCGATGAGTGTTTAAAACAAATCGCCTACGATCCAGAGACAGGAACATTGGACTTAGATAAAATAGCTGGAACTCCAAAATCAAGAAGAGATAAAATGGACGCTGTTTTAAATATAATAAAAGAAATAACTGCTTTAAGGGAGGATAATTTAGCTCCAGAAGAGGAGATAAAAGAAAGGGCAGAATCATATGGTCTATCAGAGAAGGATGTCAATGATGCACTGAATTATTTAAAAAAAGCTGGGGATATATTCAATCCAAGACATGGGTTTTGGGGATTGCTATAA
- the fsa gene encoding fructose-6-phosphate aldolase translates to MKFFLDTANVEDIKKYAELGLVDGVTTNPTLVAKEGRDFYEVVKEICQIVEGPVSAEVISTDAEGMVKEARDLSKIADNIVIKIPMTKDGMKAVKILSSEGIKTNVTLVFSPLQALLAAKAGATYVSPFVGRLDDIGHVGMKLVEDVVKIYKNYDIKTEVIVASVRHPWHVLEAAKIGADIATLPPAVMDKLFNHPLTDIGLERFLRDWEEYLKSRK, encoded by the coding sequence ATGAAATTCTTCTTAGATACTGCAAATGTTGAAGATATTAAAAAATATGCTGAACTTGGATTAGTAGATGGAGTTACCACAAATCCCACATTAGTAGCAAAAGAAGGAAGGGATTTCTATGAAGTTGTGAAAGAGATCTGCCAAATTGTTGAAGGTCCAGTGAGTGCTGAGGTTATATCGACAGATGCGGAAGGAATGGTTAAAGAAGCAAGGGACTTGTCTAAAATAGCTGACAACATAGTTATAAAGATACCAATGACAAAAGATGGAATGAAAGCAGTCAAAATACTATCATCAGAAGGAATAAAAACAAACGTAACGTTAGTTTTCTCCCCATTACAAGCTCTATTGGCTGCTAAGGCAGGAGCTACTTATGTCTCTCCTTTCGTAGGAAGATTGGATGACATTGGACATGTTGGAATGAAATTGGTTGAAGATGTGGTAAAGATATATAAAAATTACGATATTAAAACAGAAGTTATCGTTGCCTCAGTAAGACACCCATGGCACGTTTTAGAAGCGGCTAAAATAGGAGCAGATATTGCTACACTACCACCAGCAGTTATGGATAAACTCTTCAATCATCCACTAACCGACATCGGCTTAGAGAGATTCTTAAGGGACTGGGAAGAGTACTTAAAAAGTAGAAAATAA
- a CDS encoding pyridoxal-phosphate-dependent aminotransferase family protein — protein sequence MKLDAVKRLLMIPGPTMVSPEVLNAMAMPVIGHRTKDYSSLLEDTVEKLKKVFITENDTFLITGSGTAAMDMAISNIIKRGDKVLNIITGNFGERFANIVNAYKGEAVKLNIEWGDMADPEAVKEILDKHDDIKAVTVVHNETSTGARNPIKEIGEVVKDYNALYIVDTVSSLGGDYVNVDKFNIDICVTGSQKCLAAPPGLSAITVSEKAWEVIKKNDDKVGFYLDLLAYKKYYEEKRQTPYTPSVNLTYAMNVALDLVLEEGIENRVKRHERLAKATRAALEAMGIELFAKERARSVTVTSAKYPEGIEDSKFRGILSNKYNIVVAGGQKHLAGKIFRIGHMGICGEKEVLATLACVELALKELGFEVKDSGVEVAKDVLLEE from the coding sequence ATGAAGTTAGATGCGGTTAAAAGATTATTAATGATTCCTGGGCCAACAATGGTTTCACCAGAGGTCTTAAACGCAATGGCAATGCCAGTTATCGGTCATAGAACAAAAGATTACAGCAGTTTGTTGGAAGATACAGTTGAAAAGTTAAAAAAGGTCTTTATCACTGAAAACGACACATTCTTGATCACAGGATCAGGAACGGCAGCAATGGATATGGCAATCTCAAACATAATAAAAAGAGGAGATAAGGTTCTAAACATTATCACAGGAAACTTTGGAGAGAGATTTGCAAATATTGTTAATGCATACAAAGGAGAAGCAGTTAAATTAAATATTGAATGGGGAGATATGGCAGATCCAGAGGCAGTTAAGGAAATATTAGACAAACATGATGATATTAAAGCAGTTACAGTTGTTCATAATGAAACATCAACAGGAGCAAGGAATCCAATAAAAGAGATTGGAGAAGTTGTTAAAGATTATAACGCTCTATACATAGTTGATACTGTCTCATCACTTGGAGGGGATTATGTAAATGTTGATAAATTCAATATAGATATTTGTGTCACTGGCTCTCAGAAATGTTTAGCAGCTCCACCAGGATTATCGGCTATAACAGTTAGTGAAAAGGCATGGGAAGTTATTAAAAAGAATGACGACAAAGTTGGTTTCTATCTGGATCTGTTAGCATACAAAAAATACTATGAGGAGAAGCGGCAAACTCCATACACACCATCAGTTAATTTAACCTATGCAATGAATGTTGCATTGGACTTGGTTTTAGAGGAAGGAATTGAAAATAGAGTTAAAAGACATGAAAGATTAGCAAAAGCAACAAGAGCAGCGTTAGAAGCGATGGGCATAGAGTTGTTTGCTAAGGAGAGAGCAAGGTCAGTAACAGTTACATCAGCAAAATATCCGGAAGGAATCGAAGACAGCAAATTTAGAGGTATATTAAGCAATAAATATAATATTGTTGTTGCTGGTGGGCAGAAACACTTAGCTGGAAAGATATTTAGAATTGGACATATGGGTATCTGTGGAGAGAAAGAAGTTTTAGCAACACTTGCCTGTGTAGAATTAGCATTAAAAGAACTTGGCTTTGAAGTTAAAGATAGTGGAGTTGAAGTAGCAAAAGATGTTTTGTTAGAAGAATAA